From Diaminobutyricibacter sp. McL0608, one genomic window encodes:
- a CDS encoding enolase C-terminal domain-like protein produces the protein MSTITALDTSDIRFPTSTMLDGSDAMNPDPDYSAAYLRIVTDSDDGLDGHGFVFTIGRGNDVEVAAIRALEGHLLGRDVEQLLSDMGATWRELVYDSQLRWLGPEKGVMHMAIGAAVNALWDLKAKRAGQPLWALLSAMTPEEIVSLVDFRYLTDALTRDDALEILRAAQPGREARRQHLLSTGYPAYTTTPGWLGYDDAKLDRLCREAVAEGFTQVKLKVGANRADDIRRLGIARAAVGPDIAIAVDANQRWDVADAIDWIAHLAAFDLAWVEEPTNPDDVLAHAAIARGIAPIPVATGEHGANRVMFKQFLQADALSVLQIDASRVAGVNENIAILLLAAKFGVRVCPHAGGVGLCEVVQHLSMFDYLTVSGTTEGRMIEYVDHLHEHFITPVEVHGGRYWPPTAAGSGAEMRQSSRAEYAWASRV, from the coding sequence GTGAGCACCATCACCGCACTCGACACGAGTGACATCCGCTTTCCGACCTCGACCATGCTCGACGGGTCCGACGCGATGAACCCGGACCCGGACTACTCGGCCGCCTACCTGCGAATCGTCACGGACAGTGACGACGGCCTCGACGGCCACGGCTTCGTGTTCACGATCGGGCGCGGCAACGACGTCGAGGTCGCGGCGATCCGCGCGCTCGAAGGTCACTTGCTGGGCCGCGACGTCGAACAGCTGCTCTCAGACATGGGCGCGACCTGGCGCGAGCTCGTCTACGACTCGCAGCTGCGCTGGCTGGGCCCGGAGAAGGGCGTGATGCACATGGCCATCGGCGCCGCGGTGAACGCGCTCTGGGACCTCAAGGCGAAGCGCGCCGGGCAGCCGCTGTGGGCGCTGCTTTCCGCGATGACGCCCGAGGAGATCGTCTCCCTCGTCGACTTCCGGTACCTGACCGATGCCCTGACCCGCGACGATGCGCTGGAGATCCTCCGCGCGGCGCAGCCGGGGAGAGAAGCCCGCCGTCAGCATCTCCTTTCAACGGGCTACCCCGCGTACACGACGACACCGGGCTGGCTCGGCTACGACGACGCGAAGCTCGACCGGCTCTGCCGTGAAGCGGTCGCGGAGGGATTCACACAGGTCAAACTGAAGGTCGGTGCGAATCGGGCGGATGACATCCGACGCCTCGGCATCGCGCGCGCCGCAGTCGGACCGGACATCGCGATCGCTGTCGACGCGAACCAGCGGTGGGATGTCGCCGACGCGATCGACTGGATCGCCCACCTGGCCGCGTTCGATCTCGCGTGGGTGGAAGAGCCGACGAATCCCGACGACGTCCTGGCCCACGCTGCGATCGCCCGCGGTATCGCGCCGATTCCGGTCGCAACCGGCGAGCACGGCGCGAACCGGGTGATGTTCAAGCAGTTCCTGCAGGCGGATGCGCTCAGCGTGCTCCAGATCGACGCGAGTCGTGTCGCCGGGGTCAACGAGAACATCGCGATCCTGCTGCTGGCCGCGAAGTTCGGTGTTCGCGTGTGCCCGCATGCCGGAGGCGTAGGACTCTGCGAGGTCGTCCAGCACCTGTCGATGTTCGACTACCTGACGGTGTCGGGAACGACCGAAGGCCGGATGATCGAATACGTCGATCACCTCCACGAACACTTCATCACGCCAGTGGAGGTGCACGGCGGGCGCTACTGGCCGCCGACCGCCGCCGGCTCGGGCGCCGAGATGCGGCAGTCGTCGAGAGCCGAGTATGCGTGGGCAAGCCGCGTCTGA
- a CDS encoding class I SAM-dependent methyltransferase codes for MADDLPDLRASFDSAADLYQQARPDYPDELYETLLRVTGLKSGARILEIGCATGKATLPLARRGMQLTCVELGAELAAAARRNLAAYPNATVITGAFETTPAVGERFDLVFAATSWHWLDPSIRYRRAWELLDVAGHLAFWSASHVFPDGGDPIFLQLQEVYEEIGEAKADDRPRPGELPDSRAEIEDSGLFEVAAIAQFDWEVTYSADEYLRLLGTFSNHITMEPWKRERLYAEVRRLLELRNDGRLRRHWGAVLHVARRRETSAQMSHTPLKLSLLHQDLRFLFLAPSTK; via the coding sequence ATGGCCGACGATCTCCCAGACCTGCGAGCCAGTTTCGACTCTGCGGCCGACCTGTACCAGCAGGCTCGGCCGGACTACCCGGATGAACTCTACGAGACGCTTCTTCGCGTCACCGGGCTGAAGTCCGGCGCCAGAATTCTCGAAATCGGGTGCGCGACAGGCAAAGCGACGCTTCCTCTGGCCCGCCGGGGCATGCAGTTGACGTGTGTCGAGCTCGGCGCGGAACTCGCGGCCGCAGCGCGACGCAACCTTGCCGCATACCCGAATGCGACCGTGATCACCGGGGCATTCGAAACGACGCCGGCCGTCGGCGAAAGGTTCGATCTCGTGTTCGCGGCGACCTCCTGGCACTGGCTCGATCCCAGCATCCGTTACCGGAGGGCATGGGAGCTGTTGGATGTCGCGGGTCACCTCGCGTTCTGGAGCGCGAGTCATGTGTTCCCGGACGGGGGAGACCCGATCTTCCTGCAGCTCCAGGAGGTCTACGAAGAGATCGGCGAAGCCAAGGCGGACGACCGGCCGCGGCCGGGAGAGCTGCCGGATTCGCGGGCGGAGATCGAGGACAGCGGCCTCTTCGAGGTCGCCGCGATCGCTCAATTCGACTGGGAGGTCACATACTCGGCCGACGAGTATTTGCGCCTGCTCGGCACTTTCTCGAACCACATCACTATGGAGCCATGGAAGCGGGAACGGCTCTACGCCGAGGTCAGGCGGCTCCTGGAACTCCGCAACGACGGCAGGCTCCGCCGACACTGGGGCGCCGTGCTGCACGTCGCTCGTCGGCGGGAAACATCAGCTCAAATGAGCCACACCCCGCTCAAACTTTCCTTACTTCATCAAGACTTACGCTTCCTGTTTCTCGCACCCTCGACGAAGTAG
- a CDS encoding alpha/beta fold hydrolase yields the protein MDENLTTSTGGTAIAFQTRGRGPGLVIVPGNNRMAHNYDVLAELLSTAFTVHVMERRGRGASGPQGEDYQLEKESTDLSCILDATGASRVFGHSYGGLIALQCARHEPRIERLAVYEPGVSIGGSLDTSWLPRFEEEEARGRQATAMAVFLRGTRLLPFSLPMPLMTVFAQIMLSGSDGREMRQLMHTTPNEMREIVSHDSDGAEYAEVQVPTVLLGGSKSPRYLTDVLGRLAALMPNARAEIVDSLDHNAPDLNAPEKIAVLLLGFFGDAAQ from the coding sequence ATGGACGAGAACCTCACCACGTCGACGGGCGGAACGGCCATCGCCTTTCAGACACGGGGCCGAGGGCCAGGCCTCGTGATCGTGCCGGGCAACAATCGCATGGCGCACAACTATGACGTGCTGGCCGAGCTGTTGTCCACGGCCTTCACCGTTCACGTCATGGAACGGCGCGGGCGCGGCGCCAGCGGGCCGCAGGGCGAGGATTATCAACTAGAGAAGGAGTCCACGGACCTCAGCTGCATCCTCGACGCGACGGGAGCATCCCGCGTGTTCGGCCACAGCTACGGCGGCCTGATCGCGCTGCAGTGCGCCCGTCACGAGCCGAGAATCGAGCGGCTGGCGGTCTACGAGCCGGGAGTCTCCATCGGGGGATCGCTCGACACGTCGTGGCTTCCCCGGTTCGAAGAAGAGGAAGCGCGGGGCCGGCAGGCGACGGCGATGGCCGTGTTCCTTCGCGGCACGCGGCTGCTGCCGTTCAGTCTGCCGATGCCGTTGATGACAGTGTTCGCCCAGATCATGCTGAGCGGTTCGGACGGGCGTGAGATGCGGCAGCTGATGCACACGACCCCGAACGAGATGCGGGAGATCGTCTCTCACGATTCCGACGGCGCCGAGTACGCCGAGGTCCAGGTGCCCACCGTATTGCTCGGCGGCTCGAAGTCCCCCCGCTATCTCACCGACGTGCTGGGCCGGCTGGCGGCGCTCATGCCGAATGCGCGAGCCGAGATCGTCGACAGCCTCGATCACAACGCGCCCGATCTGAACGCCCCGGAGAAGATCGCGGTGCTGCTCCTCGGATTCTTCGGCGACGCTGCGCAGTGA
- a CDS encoding epoxide hydrolase family protein, giving the protein MTNTDTITAIRPFSIDVPQADLDDLRYRLAHTRYPLEAPGDDWVYGAPVSFVKEFVDYWLNEYDWRAQEAEINRFPQFTTEIDGQTIHFIHVVSPEPNALPLILTHGWPSSFADYLDMIGPLTDPVAYGGKAEDAFSVVIPSMPGFGFSGQTHERGWTMARIAQTWDTLMKRLGYDRYGAHGTDGGAQIGRELGLLNPDGLVGTHVLQLFSFPSGDPAEFENLSEKDQAGLAFLETFQERAGFSAAMSSRPQSLSFGLSDSPAAQLAWSELLVAFGDGSLLTKDQILTTVSIYWFTNTSASAARSYYEEAHSGAAPAVNHAPTGVAVFADDFRTIRPWAERDNSNIVHWSEFDQGGHWAAAEVPDVLTGDLRDFFGALR; this is encoded by the coding sequence ATGACAAACACCGACACCATCACCGCCATCCGCCCCTTCAGCATCGACGTGCCGCAGGCCGACCTCGATGACCTCCGGTACCGCCTCGCGCACACCCGCTACCCTCTCGAAGCACCCGGCGATGACTGGGTCTACGGAGCTCCCGTCAGCTTCGTCAAGGAGTTCGTCGACTACTGGCTGAACGAATACGACTGGCGCGCGCAGGAGGCCGAGATCAACCGGTTCCCGCAGTTCACGACCGAGATCGACGGTCAGACCATCCACTTCATCCACGTCGTCTCGCCCGAGCCGAACGCGCTCCCGCTCATCCTTACGCACGGGTGGCCGAGCTCGTTCGCCGACTACCTGGACATGATCGGTCCGCTCACCGACCCGGTCGCCTACGGCGGCAAGGCCGAGGATGCGTTCAGTGTCGTCATCCCGTCGATGCCCGGGTTCGGTTTCAGCGGGCAGACCCACGAACGCGGATGGACGATGGCCCGGATCGCACAGACCTGGGACACGCTGATGAAGCGACTCGGCTACGACCGCTACGGCGCTCACGGTACAGACGGGGGCGCTCAGATCGGGCGCGAACTCGGGCTCCTGAACCCGGATGGTCTGGTCGGCACCCACGTGCTGCAGCTGTTCTCGTTCCCGTCCGGCGACCCGGCCGAGTTCGAGAACCTCAGTGAGAAAGACCAGGCGGGACTCGCATTCCTCGAAACGTTCCAGGAGCGCGCAGGGTTCTCGGCGGCGATGTCGAGCCGGCCGCAGTCCCTCTCGTTCGGCCTGAGCGATTCGCCGGCCGCCCAGCTGGCCTGGAGCGAGCTGCTCGTCGCGTTCGGCGACGGAAGCCTGCTCACCAAGGACCAGATCCTCACGACGGTCTCCATCTACTGGTTCACCAACACCAGTGCGTCCGCCGCACGTTCGTACTACGAGGAGGCGCACTCCGGCGCCGCCCCCGCGGTGAACCACGCGCCGACGGGTGTCGCCGTCTTCGCGGACGACTTCCGCACGATCCGGCCCTGGGCGGAACGCGACAACTCGAACATCGTCCACTGGAGCGAGTTCGACCAGGGCGGCCACTGGGCGGCCGCCGAGGTTCCGGATGTGCTCACCGGCGACCTGCGGGACTTCTTCGGCGCGCTGCGCTGA